TTAGCGCCCCGCCGCCAGAGACCCTCTTGTTCGCTTGTGCCTTCTTCGTTTTCGAATCCTGCCCTCCTTCTGGGCCGCAGCCCAACAGCCCAGAAGCTAGCTCCGCGCCCCGCCGAAGATCGGCAGAAGGCGGCGCATCCCCTGATGCGCAGGCCGCTGTTCCTTGAGCGCCGCGAATTGCGGATCGGCCTGCGCGAGGAGGACGCTGAGCAGCGAGACAAAGGCAGGGTCCTGGCCGATCTCCGTCCTAATGGTGCGCACCGGGATGTGGCCGATGCGCACGGGGTGATTGACGACGCGCTCCGCGAGCATATCGAGCGCCGGCATGCGGGCCACGCCGCCTGCCAGCACAAGGCCACCGGAGAGAGAGAGGGCGGGCGAGGCCTCCTTGGCGCGGGCGACGGCCATCTGGAGGATCTCCGAGAGGCGCATGGCGATGATGTCATTGATGTAGCCCAGGCGGACGCGGCGCTGGCCGGGGATGCCGAAGGCGGGAACGAGCATCTCATCGTCCACCTTGTAGGATCTGGGGTCGCCGCTGGCGCGCTCCCGGAGGAGGCTTTCGCAGACATAGGCGGGCGCGTGGAGGACGGCGGCCAAATCAGTGACGATCTGGTTGCCGCCCACCGGAAGGCTCGAGGTGTGACAGACGGCGCCGCCATCGTACGCGGCGATATCCGTGGTGCCTGCGCCGATGTCCACATAGAGGGTGCCGATCTCGGTCTCTTCCCGGGTGAGGACGGCCTGGCTGGCGACAACGGCGCTCGCGACAACCCAGTCCACATCGCGCCCGGCGATCTTGATAGCCTTCTTGAGATTGGCCATAGCCGAAACAGGGGCCGTCACGGTGTGCATCTCCGCTCGCGCGGAGACGCCGCGCATCCCGATGGGGGAGCGACGGCAGCGCAGGTTGTCCACATAGAAGGAGCGCGGCATGTGGTGCAGGGCCTGGACCTCAGGGCTGAGGCGGAGGCTCTTGGAGGCCTCGATGGCCCGGCTGACGTCCTTTTCGGAGACCAGGCCGTCGCTCCTGGAAATAACGGACTCGCCTGCGGTGTTCACGGAGACGATATGCTTACCGCCGATGCCGACATAGACCATGGCATCCCGATACTTGCCTTCGATGGCGGCATCCTCAAAGGCAGCCTTGATGGAGTAGGCGGCCTCTTCCGGGTTCTGGATGATGCCGCGCTGCAGGCCTGCGGAGGGCGCCTGGCCGAGGGCGAGGACCTCTAACTCCCGCTCCATATCATCCACCTCTATCCGACCGGCGGCGACACGGGTGAGAGATGTCCCCAGGTCAATGGCGATGATCGGTCGCTCGTCTCTAGCCAAGGCTGTCCTCCTGACTCCTTAAAGCCGCTCAGCCACGCGAAGCTTGGCCGAACGGCTGCGGGGGTTGCGCGTTATCTCTTCTCGGGCGGGGGTGAGCACAGCGCGGGTGATGAGGCGAAGGGTGGGAACCCGCGTTGTAGAGGCGAGGGGCATATCCGGGTTGTAGACGGTGCTGGAGGCCTCCTGGCGCATCCAGTTCTTGACAATGCGGTCCTCCAGGGAGTGGAAGCTGATGACGGCCAACCGGCCGCCTTTGCCAAGAATCTCGAGGGTCTGCCGGAGGGCGCTCTCCAGAGCGTGCAGCTCATCGTTGACGCAGATGCGTATGGCCTGAAAGACGCGCGTGGCAGGGTGGACCCGCTGGCGGCCTGCGCGCAGGGCGCGCTCCACGATCTTGGCGAGCTGGCCCGTGGTCTTGACCGGGCGAGCCTCGGCAATCCTCCGGGCGACGACGCGGCTCCTGCGCTCTTCGCCGTAGGCCCAGATGACGCGAGCCAACTCTTCCACGGGATAGGTGTTGACGATATCGGCCGCGGTCACGGACTGGCGCTCGCTGAAGCGCATGTCCAGCGGCTCATCGCGCTGGAAGCTGAAGCCGCGGGACGGCTCGTCCAGCTGCATGGAGGAGACGCCGAGATCGAAATAGACGCCGTTGACCTTGATGAAGCCGTTGGCGGAGCAGACGGCCTTGAGGTTGCCGAAGCTATCGTTCACCAGGAGGCAATCGCCCGCAAAGCGCTGGAGCCGCCGCTCCGCGATGCGGATGGCGCGGGGATCGGCATCCATGCCGAGGAGCCTGCCGCCTGGAGCCGCCGCTTCCAGCACCGCCTCCGCATGCCCGCCTGCACCAACCGTGCAGTCCACGTACAGGCCGCCGGGCACCACCGCCAGGGCGCTCACAAGCTCATGGAGCATCACCGGCGTGTGGGGCGTAGAGGTGCCGGAGTTCTTCATGGGCGTGTGACCAGCCGCTCAGCCAGGTCCGCGGGATCGCCCATCTTGGCCTTGCGATCCTGCCAGCCTTTGGCCGACCAGATTTCGAAATAGTCGTCGCTGCCCGCCATCACGATGTCGTCCGCGATGCCTGCGTGCTCGCGGAGCGGTGGCGGGACAACGGTGCGGCCCTGCGCGTCAACCTTGCCGGTAAAGGCCCCGGCGAGCATATGGCGGCGGACATCGCGCGCGGTCCGATCGAATATGCTGAGCCGTTTCACCTCAGCGATGACGTTCGCCCATGCTTCGTTCGTATAGACGGTGATGCAGCCTTCAAAGCCCATGGCCATGACAAGGCCGTCTTGCACTTCATCACGAAATGCGCGCGGCACGATGATGCGACCCTGAGGGTCGATCTTGCCTTCGAATGTGCCTAAGAAACTCACGCGCTCTCCTAAACTCACCAACAAACATCATATTTATGGAATTTTGCACCAGTCTACCTCCGTCGGGAACCAGTGTCAATAGGTTTTGGATAGATTTTTGAAAAGTCATGTTTTTGGTTTTGTATTGGCTGATTCGAGCCTGGAGATGACTTATGAAAAGTGATTCATGAGTCCCAAAACACAGGGCGGGACAGGCGCCGATGCACGGACGAAAGGACACCGAATCCGCACGCGGGAGACGCGAGGCAGCGGCAACGGAAAAAAGTCACGCGGTGGTGAAGGCAGGAGAGCGCCGCTTCAGCGGACCTGGATGGGAATGGAGCGGGACGAGTGACCGTGGTCAGCGGAGGGCGCGAACGTCCTTGCGCCACAAGCCGAGGGCGATGACAAAGACCAACAACATGATGCCGATGCTCACAAAGGCCACCTGGACGCCCTGCGCATCCACAACGTGCCCCAACGCGAGGGTGGTGAAGCCCGGCAGGCTATAGCTGATCAAGTGGAAGCTGAGCATGCGACCGCGGTAGGCGTCCTCCACGTTGGACTGCATCATGATGGTCACGCATGTGGTGAAGATCGCCTGGGCTATGCCGATGGCGATAAAGAGGGGCACGCCGATGGAGAAGCTAGGCACGTACGCGAGGGCGACGAGCAGGAGCGCCCAGGAGATGGAGCCGATGAGCAGTAGGCTGGCTTTGCCCCGGTAGCCGGAGAGGGCCGCCATCACGATGCTGCCCAGGATCGCGCCCAGGCCCATGAGGCTCACGATGAAGCCCAGGGTGCGCTCATCGCCGCCCAGCTGGTCAACGGCGAAGGGAGACATCATGTCCCGGAATGGAGAGGCGATGAGCAGGGAGCCTGTGCTGAAGATGTAGAGCCAAAAGAGGGGCTTGACCCGGTAAAGATAGCGCATCCCCTCCACAAGGGAGTGGAACGGCGACTCTCGCTTCACCGTTCCCTGGTGCGCAACCTTGGGCACCACAAAGGTTAAGGTGGCCATGGAGACGGCGTAAGCGGCGACCGAAAGGAAATAGGCCGGCCCGATGCCTGCAACATTGATGACCAGTCCGCCGATAGCCGGAGCGAAGAGCCGCATCCCGCTCATGAGACCGCCGTTGATCGCAAGGGCGTTGGCGAGGTACTTGGGCCCCACGATATCGAAGACGATGGACTGCCGGGCCGGCATGTGCAGGCTCGTGGCCGCGCCGGTCACCAGGGCCAGAAGCACCAGGTGCCATATCTGCACCACACCCAGAATCACCAAGACGCCTATCATCGCGGAGGCCGCGAAGGAGATGCCCTGGGTCCACACCATGATCCGCTTCCGATCAAAGCGATCAGCGATGACGCCGCCTATGGGCGCGCCGAGCCCCTGGGCGATGGCCGACATGAGGACGACGAGGCCGAGTTCTGCCGCCGAGCGGTGCAGGCTATAGGCGAGCCATGCACGGACGAGCTCCTGGTTCTGAAAGCCGAAGCTGGAGCCGCAGAAGCTGATGACGTACCGGCGGTAGACGGGAACAGAAAAGGCGGGAAAGATGCGCGACCCCAAGCGGCGGCGCAGGGACTCCTCTGCCTTGGCGGCATTCGCAACGTCGGGTACGACGGTGTCAATTTCCTGAGAGGACACGAAAAGCCATCTCCTCAGCGGCCAAGTTTATCACCCAAGCCGGAGCAGGCGACAGCTACTCAACTGCGCGGATGTCTCTGCGCCAGAGAACCATGAGGGCGATGAAGATGACGATGACGAGGCCCATGCCCAGGAAGGTTGTGCGCACGCCTGCCCAGTCCACGATGTGGCCGACGGCGAGGCCGGTGAAGCCCGAGGCGCGGCAAGAGACGCCGGAGGTTCTTGCTTTAGGAAACTCTGGTGGGCCCGGTTGGGATCGAACCAACGACCAATCGGTTATGAGCCGACCGCTCTACCATTGAGCTACGGGCCCTGGGAAAGCCGCGCGGGAAACTAGGCTATTGTACCCGGGATTCGCGGAAGCCCACAACAGGAATCAGCCCCTCCACGATGCGGCGCATTTGCCCTATGCTGTCCCGGCAATGACAACGCCTTCGCCAGCAGAACAGGCCATACGCGAGCGCATCGCCCAGGCGGGACGCATCACCTTCGCCGAGTTCATGGAGCATGCGCTCTATGGCCCCGGCGGCTATTACACCCGCGCCGAACCCATCGGCAGGCGCGGCGATTTCTACACCAGCTCACATGCCCACCCGCTCTTCGGCGCGCTCATCGCGGTCCAGATCCACCAGATGTGGAGGCTCCTCGGCTCCCCGGCGGCTTTCCAGGTGGTGGAGCTTGGCGCCGGAGATGGACGGTTGGCGCTGGACGTCCTTTCGACCCTCGATGGACTCGGCCTGCCGGCAGACTATCGCGCCATCGAACGGCACCCAAGGCCGGGGGGCATGCATCCACGCCTCGCCTGGCAAGACGACCTGCCCGATGAGTTCAGCGGATGTCTCCTCTCGAACGAGTTCTTTGACGCCTTGCCGGTCCATCGTCTCGTCAAAGAAAAGGGGAGGCTGCTCGAAGTCTACGTGACGGTGAGCGACGGCAGACTCATCGAGACGCTGGACACGCCGTCGTCGCCTGCGATTGCCGAGCGCCTGGAGCAAGAGGGCGTCCGCCTGCAAGACGGCTGGTCGGCAGAGGTCTGCCTGGCGGCGAGCGACTGGATGCGCCGGGTGGCGAAGGCGCTGCAGCGGGGCTACGTCATCACCATAGATTATGGCGACCTGGCGGAGGACCTGTATGCGGAGAGGCGACGCCGGGGGACGCTGACGGCCTATCACCGGCACACGCCGCAAGAAGACCTGTACGCCCGGATCGGGCAGCAAGACCTGACGGCCCACGTGGACTTCACCTCGCTCATCGCGGCGGGCAAGAGCGACAGCCTGCAGCCGGTGACGCTGATGACCCAGCACGAGTTCCTGCGCAACCTGGGAGCAGACGACTACTTGCCTCGGCTTGCTGAATCAACGGCAGGACAGGGGGAGTACCAGGCGAATGCGATGGCCGTGCGCGACCTGCTGAAGCTGGACGGCCTGGGCAACTTCCGCGTGCTCATCCAGGCCAAGGGGTCACCGGCGGCGCAGCTGGCCTGCCTGGGGCGCGATGAGGCGGAGACGGCAACGGCGCTGAAGCGCCTCGATCCGCTGCCCAAGCTCAGTCCACAGCACCTAGACCTGCTGGCCGCCCGCTACCCGCACCAAGCCCGGGACTGGAACCCCGGCTAGCGCCGCTTGGCCTTTGACGAGGCGTTAAGGCCGTCCTTGCGCGAGACGGCTTCGGCATCGCGTAGGAGTTTCTGAGCGCGAAGGGCGATGGCCGTGTCAATCATCTTGCCGTCCAGGGAGCCTGTGCCGTAGGTCTCGGCGTCCACGCGCTCGAACGCGGCCAGGATGCGCTTCGCTTCGCGGACCTCCTCAGGCGAGGGAGAGAAGACGCGGTTGAGGACGGCGAGCTGGTCGGGATGGATGGCGAACTTCCCCTTGAAGCCGAGTCGCATGGCTAGGCGGACATCGCGCTCTAGTCCTTGAGCGTCCGAGATGTCCACATAGGGGGAGTCAATAGCGAGCTTGTGGGCGGCGCGGGCGGCCACGGCCACCCGGTTCCTGGCGAAGAGGAACTCGGTGCCTTCGGCAGAGCGGGAGACGCCCATATCCGCGGTGAAGTCCTCTGCACCGAAGGCGACGGCGATGACGCGGGAGGAGGCGGTGGCGATCTCGAAGGCGCGCTCGACGCCGAGGGCCGTTTCGATGAAGGGTATGATGCGGATGCGGCCCACCGGGAGACGCTTGCCGCCCTCCAGGCTACTGATCATCTCATCCAGGTGGCGGATGTCATCGGGCGAGGCGATCTGCGGGAGGACAACGCCGGTGAGGTGCTCCGAAAGGACGCTGTTGAGATCGGCCAGCAGATGGGCGGAGCCGATCTGGTTGACACGCACAAAGACCTGCTTCCCGGCCTTGGCGAAGGCGGGAAGGGCATCGCGCACCATCTGGCGGGCGCGGGCCTTTTGCGGCTCGGGGACGCCGCTCTCCAGATCGGGCACCAGGGCATCGGCTGGGGCCGAGCGCGCCTTTTCAAGGAAGCGCTCCCGGTTCCCGGGGACGAATAAGAGCGAGCGAAGGGGCTCCATGTCTCCTCCAGCGGGTCTGGGTCAGCCCTTAGCGGTGGACCTTCTCAGCCCGTTCGATAGCTTGATGCAAGTCGAGGATCTTCACGGCGTTCTTCCAGATAGGCGTATCCACCATCTTGCCGTCAACGGCCACGGCGGCGGTGCCCCGCCTCTTGCCCTCTTCGAAGGCCCGCACGACGCGGCTCGCCCAGTCCACTTCCGCGGCTGACGGGCGGAAGACGGCGTTGATGGTCTCAATCTGCTTGGGGTGGATGGCAAACTTGCCCTTAAAGCCCAGGGACTTGGCGGTCAGGCAGTCCTGGTTCAGGTTCTCCATATCGTTGAAGTCCACGTTGGGCGTGTCAAAGGGCGTGATATCGGCGGCGCGGGCGGCGATGGCCGTCAGCACCCGGGCCGTCGCGATCTCCGCGCCCTCCTTGGTGCGGGCGATGCCCATATCGGCGCTGTAGTCCTCCGCGCCGAAGGCGATGCCCAGCATGCGCGGCGTGGAGGCGGCGATCTCGCGGACGTTGGCGAGGCCTTTGCCCGTTTCGATCCAGGGGATGACCTTGGTGTGGCCCTCCGGCAGGCCGCGCTCGCGCTCCAGGACGCTCAGCAGGGCCGACAGCTCTAGGGCCATCTCCCGCGACTCCATCTTGCCGATGCTGATGCCCACGATGTGCTTGGAGACGACGGCTTTGAGATCGTCCCAGGTCATGCCGGTGGTCATGCCGTTGCAGCGGACAAAGACGGGACGCCCGCCCGCCGCTAGACCAGGCAGGTGCTCGGAAAGAATCGCGCGGGCGTTGGCCTTCTCTTCAGGCGGGACGGAGTCCTCCAGATCGGGAACGATGGTGTCAGCGGGAAGGCCCGATGCCTTGCCGAGCATCTTTGGGCTGTTGCCCGGGATGAACAGCAGGGAGCGGAACGTGTTCACGCAAGCCTCCAGGGCGGGAAATCAACAGGTGAAACCAGGCGATAGTATAGCACAGGCCGCCCGGCTCATCTCTTGATTTTCGAGGTCTCCAGCCCACGGTGCAGCAGCTGTTGGTACCGCTCACTCCCGATGCGGGTGCTCCACCGACGCGCGACCTCCCAGCCGCTCTTTTTGCGCACCAGCTCCCACCGGTTGACGGAGAGCCGCCAGAGGGAAATGTTCTCTCCCTGGCGCCAGTAGACGCGCATGTAGCCGGTGGCGACCGCTCTATCGCCCCTGACCTCGATGACGAAGGGGGCCATGGTGTGGGCGCAGTTGGGGAGCATCCGCTGGTGCGGCTCGCCCAGGACCATCGCCTCCACGCCCTTGCGCCCCTTCATGGCGGGCTTGCCGTCCACGTCCACCAGGGTATCGGCGGCATAGAGGGCACCGGTGGCCTTGGCATCGCCGGTGTCCACGGCAAAGCCGTAGCGGATGATGACCTTGGCGATATCGCGCTCGTCCTCCACCATGCGGAGACGTTTCTCAAGCGCCGTCAGCCGAGCTTCCAGAGTAGCCATTGTCTCTTCCTTTCTACTGCGGCGACGTGCAGTGGGCGCAGCGCTTGGCGGCCAGCGGGATCTCGCTGAGGCATTCGCCGCACTTCTTGGTGGGGGGGGTCGGCGGGCTTCGGCTCGGAGCGCGAGCGGGCGATAAGGGCGTTCATGGGAACGATGACGAAGAAGTAGACGGCGGCGGCGACCATGAGAAAGGCGATGAGGGCGTTGATAAAGGAGCCGTAGCGGAAGACGCTGCCGCGCA
This Chloroflexota bacterium DNA region includes the following protein-coding sequences:
- a CDS encoding CoA ester lyase; translation: MEPLRSLLFVPGNRERFLEKARSAPADALVPDLESGVPEPQKARARQMVRDALPAFAKAGKQVFVRVNQIGSAHLLADLNSVLSEHLTGVVLPQIASPDDIRHLDEMISSLEGGKRLPVGRIRIIPFIETALGVERAFEIATASSRVIAVAFGAEDFTADMGVSRSAEGTEFLFARNRVAVAARAAHKLAIDSPYVDISDAQGLERDVRLAMRLGFKGKFAIHPDQLAVLNRVFSPSPEEVREAKRILAAFERVDAETYGTGSLDGKMIDTAIALRAQKLLRDAEAVSRKDGLNASSKAKRR
- a CDS encoding MFS transporter; this encodes MRRWLFVSSQEIDTVVPDVANAAKAEESLRRRLGSRIFPAFSVPVYRRYVISFCGSSFGFQNQELVRAWLAYSLHRSAAELGLVVLMSAIAQGLGAPIGGVIADRFDRKRIMVWTQGISFAASAMIGVLVILGVVQIWHLVLLALVTGAATSLHMPARQSIVFDIVGPKYLANALAINGGLMSGMRLFAPAIGGLVINVAGIGPAYFLSVAAYAVSMATLTFVVPKVAHQGTVKRESPFHSLVEGMRYLYRVKPLFWLYIFSTGSLLIASPFRDMMSPFAVDQLGGDERTLGFIVSLMGLGAILGSIVMAALSGYRGKASLLLIGSISWALLLVALAYVPSFSIGVPLFIAIGIAQAIFTTCVTIMMQSNVEDAYRGRMLSFHLISYSLPGFTTLALGHVVDAQGVQVAFVSIGIMLLVFVIALGLWRKDVRALR
- the ftsA gene encoding cell division protein FtsA; translated protein: MARDERPIIAIDLGTSLTRVAAGRIEVDDMERELEVLALGQAPSAGLQRGIIQNPEEAAYSIKAAFEDAAIEGKYRDAMVYVGIGGKHIVSVNTAGESVISRSDGLVSEKDVSRAIEASKSLRLSPEVQALHHMPRSFYVDNLRCRRSPIGMRGVSARAEMHTVTAPVSAMANLKKAIKIAGRDVDWVVASAVVASQAVLTREETEIGTLYVDIGAGTTDIAAYDGGAVCHTSSLPVGGNQIVTDLAAVLHAPAYVCESLLRERASGDPRSYKVDDEMLVPAFGIPGQRRVRLGYINDIIAMRLSEILQMAVARAKEASPALSLSGGLVLAGGVARMPALDMLAERVVNHPVRIGHIPVRTIRTEIGQDPAFVSLLSVLLAQADPQFAALKEQRPAHQGMRRLLPIFGGARS
- the mscL gene encoding large conductance mechanosensitive channel protein MscL, which translates into the protein MTKVLQDFKKFLLRGNVVDLAIAVVIGTAFGAVVASLVKDLFTPLFGIIGERDFSDLTFTVRGSVFRYGSFINALIAFLMVAAAVYFFVIVPMNALIARSRSEPKPADPPHQEVRRMPQRDPAGRQALRPLHVAAVERKRQWLLWKLG
- a CDS encoding SAM-dependent methyltransferase, translating into MPYAVPAMTTPSPAEQAIRERIAQAGRITFAEFMEHALYGPGGYYTRAEPIGRRGDFYTSSHAHPLFGALIAVQIHQMWRLLGSPAAFQVVELGAGDGRLALDVLSTLDGLGLPADYRAIERHPRPGGMHPRLAWQDDLPDEFSGCLLSNEFFDALPVHRLVKEKGRLLEVYVTVSDGRLIETLDTPSSPAIAERLEQEGVRLQDGWSAEVCLAASDWMRRVAKALQRGYVITIDYGDLAEDLYAERRRRGTLTAYHRHTPQEDLYARIGQQDLTAHVDFTSLIAAGKSDSLQPVTLMTQHEFLRNLGADDYLPRLAESTAGQGEYQANAMAVRDLLKLDGLGNFRVLIQAKGSPAAQLACLGRDEAETATALKRLDPLPKLSPQHLDLLAARYPHQARDWNPG
- the mraZ gene encoding division/cell wall cluster transcriptional repressor MraZ, whose amino-acid sequence is MLVSLGERVSFLGTFEGKIDPQGRIIVPRAFRDEVQDGLVMAMGFEGCITVYTNEAWANVIAEVKRLSIFDRTARDVRRHMLAGAFTGKVDAQGRTVVPPPLREHAGIADDIVMAGSDDYFEIWSAKGWQDRKAKMGDPADLAERLVTRP
- a CDS encoding nuclear transport factor 2 family protein: MATLEARLTALEKRLRMVEDERDIAKVIIRYGFAVDTGDAKATGALYAADTLVDVDGKPAMKGRKGVEAMVLGEPHQRMLPNCAHTMAPFVIEVRGDRAVATGYMRVYWRQGENISLWRLSVNRWELVRKKSGWEVARRWSTRIGSERYQQLLHRGLETSKIKR
- the rsmH gene encoding 16S rRNA (cytosine(1402)-N(4))-methyltransferase RsmH, with translation MKNSGTSTPHTPVMLHELVSALAVVPGGLYVDCTVGAGGHAEAVLEAAAPGGRLLGMDADPRAIRIAERRLQRFAGDCLLVNDSFGNLKAVCSANGFIKVNGVYFDLGVSSMQLDEPSRGFSFQRDEPLDMRFSERQSVTAADIVNTYPVEELARVIWAYGEERRSRVVARRIAEARPVKTTGQLAKIVERALRAGRQRVHPATRVFQAIRICVNDELHALESALRQTLEILGKGGRLAVISFHSLEDRIVKNWMRQEASSTVYNPDMPLASTTRVPTLRLITRAVLTPAREEITRNPRSRSAKLRVAERL
- a CDS encoding CoA ester lyase, whose amino-acid sequence is MNTFRSLLFIPGNSPKMLGKASGLPADTIVPDLEDSVPPEEKANARAILSEHLPGLAAGGRPVFVRCNGMTTGMTWDDLKAVVSKHIVGISIGKMESREMALELSALLSVLERERGLPEGHTKVIPWIETGKGLANVREIAASTPRMLGIAFGAEDYSADMGIARTKEGAEIATARVLTAIAARAADITPFDTPNVDFNDMENLNQDCLTAKSLGFKGKFAIHPKQIETINAVFRPSAAEVDWASRVVRAFEEGKRRGTAAVAVDGKMVDTPIWKNAVKILDLHQAIERAEKVHR